From one Henriciella marina DSM 19595 genomic stretch:
- a CDS encoding lipid-binding SYLF domain-containing protein — protein MTLSKKLLRNSTLAAGAAALLAGAPALADNHKEHSEQAYKFENVQEAKATLDNCRTVAETCGADIDAAAGVLVFPEVWKADLIVGGAGGEGVLFIDGEPTGQYYIGKGSVGLQAGVDKSQMVYVFQEQDALDELMDGDEWEVGAAAGATVVDADANAMAATGDPRIYIINAEGLNAELSVNALRIWHDDEPEAEDDDDMMDHDDMDHDDDDMMDMDGDY, from the coding sequence ATGACCCTATCCAAGAAACTTCTTCGAAACTCGACGCTTGCCGCAGGCGCAGCAGCGCTGCTCGCAGGTGCCCCGGCCCTCGCGGACAACCACAAGGAACACAGCGAGCAGGCCTACAAGTTCGAGAATGTCCAGGAAGCCAAGGCGACCTTGGACAATTGCCGTACCGTCGCTGAGACCTGCGGCGCAGACATCGACGCGGCTGCTGGCGTACTCGTTTTCCCGGAAGTCTGGAAAGCCGATCTCATCGTTGGCGGCGCCGGCGGTGAAGGCGTTCTCTTCATCGATGGAGAACCGACCGGCCAGTACTATATCGGCAAGGGGTCCGTTGGCCTCCAGGCTGGCGTTGACAAATCCCAGATGGTCTACGTCTTCCAGGAGCAGGACGCGCTTGATGAGCTGATGGATGGTGACGAATGGGAAGTCGGCGCAGCCGCCGGCGCAACCGTCGTTGACGCCGACGCCAATGCGATGGCCGCGACAGGCGATCCGCGTATCTACATCATCAATGCAGAAGGCCTGAATGCAGAGCTGAGCGTCAACGCGCTACGCATCTGGCATGATGATGAGCCGGAAGCCGAAGACGATGATGACATGATGGACCATGACGATATGGACCATGATGACGACGACATGATGGATATGGACGGCGACTACTAA
- the erpA gene encoding iron-sulfur cluster insertion protein ErpA produces MSDVTLSENAARRINAILAKQSDKDYLRVSVEGGGCSGFSYKFDLEDTKNDDDVIVERDGAQVLVDEMSMEFMRGSEIDFSNELIGAAFKINNPNATAACGCGTSFSL; encoded by the coding sequence ATGAGCGACGTCACCCTTTCAGAGAATGCTGCCCGGCGCATTAATGCGATTCTGGCAAAACAGTCCGACAAGGACTACCTTCGCGTGTCAGTCGAAGGTGGTGGCTGTTCGGGCTTTTCCTACAAGTTTGATCTCGAAGACACGAAAAACGATGATGATGTCATCGTGGAGCGCGATGGCGCGCAGGTGCTTGTCGATGAGATGAGCATGGAGTTCATGCGCGGCTCAGAGATCGACTTCTCAAACGAACTGATCGGCGCGGCTTTCAAAATAAACAATCCGAACGCGACGGCGGCCTGTGGCTGCGGGACAAGCTTCTCTCTCTGA
- a CDS encoding SPOR domain-containing protein — protein sequence MSHNSDRYDYAPYEDEYRGFEIRDDDSARGPLILALAIGVLIIFAAVVWNTYRQGVRTEDGELPMVMADAEPYKHIPEDRGGIEIDDLDRRLYDNLDGSTRPPESQPVAAQREMALLAGPPRDLRPGSSASSPGARPAEVQADDLPPVSDSAPAMNDDRHSDADIDRTPPVAEPRPELDGPADTRFAFSASGPFLVQISAVRTQAAADEAWSRVATRHPDIFSGAQKLIERADLGASGIFFRVRAGRFDARADASKFCESYKQTGGDCIIIRETP from the coding sequence ATGAGCCACAACAGCGACAGATACGATTACGCACCTTACGAGGATGAGTATCGGGGATTTGAGATCCGCGACGATGATTCCGCGCGCGGCCCGCTTATCCTGGCGCTGGCGATCGGCGTGCTCATTATTTTTGCGGCCGTTGTCTGGAATACGTACCGTCAGGGCGTGCGCACCGAAGATGGTGAGCTGCCCATGGTGATGGCGGATGCCGAGCCCTATAAGCACATTCCTGAAGACCGCGGCGGCATCGAGATCGATGACCTTGACCGCCGACTCTATGATAATCTTGACGGCTCAACGCGCCCGCCTGAATCGCAGCCTGTTGCGGCTCAGCGTGAAATGGCGCTGCTGGCCGGGCCGCCGCGGGATCTTCGCCCCGGCAGCTCTGCTTCCTCGCCGGGTGCAAGACCAGCCGAAGTGCAGGCCGATGACCTGCCGCCGGTCAGTGATAGTGCCCCCGCGATGAACGATGACAGGCATTCAGACGCCGATATCGACCGCACGCCGCCCGTCGCCGAGCCAAGACCAGAATTAGACGGCCCGGCTGATACGCGGTTTGCGTTTTCGGCAAGCGGGCCTTTCCTGGTCCAGATCTCCGCCGTGCGGACGCAGGCGGCCGCCGACGAAGCCTGGAGCCGCGTCGCCACCCGTCATCCAGATATCTTCTCAGGCGCCCAGAAGCTGATCGAGCGCGCCGATCTTGGCGCAAGCGGTATCTTCTTCCGGGTCAGGGCCGGGCGATTTGATGCACGCGCCGATGCAAGCAAATTCTGCGAATCCTATAAACAGACCGGTGGAGACTGTATCATCATTCGCGAGACGCCATGA
- a CDS encoding deoxyguanosinetriphosphate triphosphohydrolase, translating to MTHKIGKPALPEKRAVFATLWESSRGRFHNEAESATRTPFQRDRDRIIHSSGFRRLKQKTQVFVAHEGDHYRTRLTHSLEVAQIARSVARRLGVDEDLAEAMALAHDLGHPPFGHAGEDQLDACMEAYEGFDHNAQTLRVVVRLEQRYPNFDGLNLTWEMLEGLVKHNGPLITDGTPLSSLPAAFRDFPFLDRLELDQFAGPEAQIAALADDIAYNNHDIDDGIAAGLFSIDDMLHLPVVGDVFRSVRLEHPVLDIQRTVYEAVRRLIGLWIDDLIEETERRVARHNPQSAAEVRALPEPLVAFSEDFDMQQRALRAFLFERMYKHYKVNRMRSQAKRVLKELFELFLTEPDILPPPLRQDAEQAPEARRARLVCDYIAGMTDNYAIDLHKKVFSIEGMV from the coding sequence ATGACTCACAAGATAGGTAAACCTGCGCTTCCAGAAAAGAGAGCGGTGTTTGCAACACTGTGGGAAAGCTCCCGCGGGCGCTTCCACAATGAGGCTGAATCAGCCACCCGCACCCCTTTTCAGCGCGACCGTGACCGCATCATACATTCTTCTGGATTCAGGCGCTTAAAGCAAAAAACTCAGGTTTTTGTGGCGCATGAGGGTGACCATTATCGCACCCGTCTCACCCATTCTCTGGAAGTTGCACAAATTGCTCGCTCTGTGGCGCGCAGGCTGGGTGTGGATGAGGATCTGGCCGAAGCGATGGCGCTGGCGCACGATCTTGGCCACCCGCCATTCGGGCATGCGGGCGAGGACCAGCTCGACGCCTGCATGGAGGCCTATGAAGGCTTCGACCATAATGCGCAGACCTTGCGCGTCGTGGTCAGGCTCGAGCAGCGCTATCCGAACTTTGATGGCCTCAACCTTACCTGGGAGATGCTTGAAGGCCTCGTCAAACATAATGGGCCGCTGATCACAGACGGAACGCCGCTATCTTCGCTGCCGGCCGCCTTTCGGGACTTTCCTTTTCTCGACAGACTGGAACTGGACCAGTTTGCGGGACCGGAAGCCCAGATCGCCGCGCTGGCCGACGATATCGCCTACAATAATCACGACATCGATGACGGCATTGCGGCGGGTCTTTTCAGCATTGACGACATGCTTCACCTGCCAGTGGTGGGTGATGTCTTCCGCTCGGTTCGGCTGGAGCATCCGGTTCTGGATATCCAGCGCACGGTCTATGAGGCTGTGCGCCGGCTAATTGGCCTCTGGATCGATGACCTCATCGAAGAGACCGAGCGGCGGGTTGCGCGGCATAATCCGCAATCGGCCGCAGAGGTTCGTGCCCTGCCGGAGCCGCTGGTCGCCTTTTCAGAAGATTTCGACATGCAGCAGCGCGCACTTCGCGCTTTCCTGTTCGAGCGGATGTACAAGCATTACAAGGTGAACCGCATGCGCAGCCAGGCCAAGAGAGTGCTGAAAGAGCTGTTCGAGCTCTTTCTCACAGAGCCCGATATACTGCCGCCACCCCTTCGCCAGGATGCAGAGCAGGCCCCGGAAGCCCGCCGCGCGCGACTTGTCTGTGACTACATCGCTGGAATGACGGACAATTATGCGATCGACCTGCACAAGAAGGTGTTCAGTATTGAAGGAATGGTCTGA